In Palleronia sp. LCG004, a single window of DNA contains:
- a CDS encoding helix-turn-helix domain-containing protein: protein MCFLQSYFESIRGSPVPNVDLARHERIKCDLRICGSSLREISRELGVGATSVTTVCQGHRTSKRIEAAIARELGTCPSLLWPDRYPDQTGSQS, encoded by the coding sequence GTGTGCTTTCTTCAGAGCTACTTCGAATCGATAAGGGGATCGCCGGTGCCGAACGTCGATCTGGCTCGCCACGAGCGTATCAAGTGTGATCTGCGAATCTGCGGGAGCTCTCTTCGAGAGATCAGTCGTGAACTCGGCGTCGGCGCCACCAGCGTGACGACGGTCTGCCAGGGACACCGAACATCGAAACGGATCGAGGCCGCAATCGCGCGGGAACTCGGAACGTGTCCTTCGCTTTTGTGGCCGGATCGCTATCCTGACCAAACAGGATCGCAAAGCTGA
- a CDS encoding transposase family protein — MKESGFIFSTWHYPKRAKSLFHGWNDGLATISVPDDDYPGSFTFTYRSEEEAREVFLRRRSIADLDDVFNLTRPGMRRFLAGMQINREDEICRNRAEGMSLAKIAKLHRTGAATVKGILEHRGFEIRPGNTLKREPSTDDLLRAKAEGKSINAIAKQFGVHWMTIKRRLDDLD; from the coding sequence ATGAAAGAGTCCGGCTTCATCTTCTCGACCTGGCACTATCCAAAACGTGCTAAGTCGTTGTTTCATGGTTGGAACGATGGCCTTGCGACGATATCCGTCCCGGATGACGATTATCCGGGAAGCTTCACCTTCACCTACCGAAGCGAAGAAGAGGCGCGAGAAGTGTTCTTACGGCGCCGAAGCATTGCTGATCTCGACGATGTGTTTAACCTGACCCGTCCGGGAATGAGACGGTTTCTTGCTGGGATGCAGATAAATCGCGAGGACGAGATCTGTCGGAACCGCGCGGAGGGAATGTCGCTCGCAAAGATAGCGAAGCTGCATCGAACCGGCGCTGCGACTGTAAAGGGGATCCTTGAACACCGAGGGTTTGAAATCCGTCCTGGAAATACTCTGAAGCGTGAACCGTCTACCGATGATCTTTTACGCGCCAAAGCGGAGGGGAAATCTATCAACGCCATAGCAAAACAGTTCGGCGTTCATTGGATGACAATTAAGAGGCGACTCGATGACCTCGACTAG
- a CDS encoding MBL fold metallo-hydrolase, which produces MTSFDLSRRGMILGAAGGAALLAAGRPQVLQAAAHTMAPLPTFYDRMVGNLRVTTLLDGYFGLEQNLVTNLGEEQIEEALKAAYLDPANPIPLAISTHVIRQGDQVSLVDAGAGGSFGPTAGRLRTLLESLGVAPEDVTRIVLTHMHPDHIGGLMGDNGPVFPNASLHVSETDHAFWTDETIASGAPESSQGFFALARAVSEAYTQRTEMFGDNTDLGGGLTTLAMPGHTPGHSGLRVSDGSDQLIIWGDSTAVASLQFSHPDAGIAFDADSAQAAETRRRVLDMVVADEIAVAGTHLPFPGIGHVEEKDGAYAWVPEEWQHM; this is translated from the coding sequence ATGACTTCTTTCGATCTTTCGCGCCGTGGAATGATCCTCGGCGCCGCGGGTGGGGCTGCTCTTCTTGCAGCCGGACGCCCACAGGTCCTGCAGGCCGCGGCCCATACGATGGCACCACTTCCAACCTTCTATGACCGTATGGTCGGCAATCTGCGCGTGACGACATTGCTAGACGGGTATTTTGGACTCGAACAGAACCTTGTTACGAACCTCGGGGAGGAGCAAATCGAGGAAGCACTAAAGGCGGCTTATCTTGACCCCGCAAACCCGATTCCGCTAGCGATCAGTACTCACGTCATTCGTCAGGGGGACCAGGTCAGCTTGGTCGATGCTGGTGCGGGCGGTTCCTTTGGACCAACGGCAGGCCGGTTGCGCACATTGCTGGAATCGCTTGGCGTTGCACCTGAAGACGTCACGCGCATTGTGTTGACTCACATGCACCCGGATCACATCGGGGGACTCATGGGAGATAATGGCCCGGTCTTCCCGAATGCATCGTTGCATGTCAGCGAAACCGATCATGCCTTCTGGACGGACGAGACGATCGCGTCGGGTGCGCCGGAATCGTCGCAAGGTTTTTTTGCCCTGGCACGTGCTGTCAGCGAGGCCTACACCCAGCGGACTGAGATGTTTGGCGACAATACGGATCTTGGTGGCGGGCTCACCACTTTGGCAATGCCGGGGCATACCCCAGGACACAGCGGGCTCCGTGTGTCGGATGGCTCTGATCAGTTGATCATATGGGGAGACAGCACAGCTGTGGCGTCGCTGCAGTTCAGCCACCCCGATGCCGGTATCGCCTTTGACGCAGATAGCGCGCAGGCCGCCGAGACGCGCCGCCGTGTTCTGGATATGGTGGTTGCCGACGAGATTGCCGTTGCGGGCACCCATTTGCCGTTCCCTGGTATCGGTCATGTCGAAGAAAAAGACGGGGCCTACGCTTGGGTTCCAGAAGAATGGCAGCACATGTAA
- a CDS encoding tyrosine-type recombinase/integrase — METPNLPAIRALRPAWNKGRIVGQKRPLKPKHVWAIRVRLELAENHRDLALFNMAIDSKLRGCDLVKMKVVDVMASGQIKERATVLQSKTQKPVRFEISEGTRTSVAEWMEDELMVGSEYLWPGRFHERLHISTRQYARIVRDWVTSIGLEASAYGTHSMRRTKVTQIYKKTGNLRAVQLLLGHTKMDSTVRYLGVELEDALAIAEAIEI; from the coding sequence ATGGAAACACCAAACCTACCAGCCATTCGCGCACTTCGCCCTGCATGGAACAAGGGCCGCATCGTCGGGCAGAAACGACCACTGAAGCCAAAGCATGTTTGGGCAATCCGCGTTCGACTTGAACTGGCCGAGAACCATCGCGACCTCGCGCTGTTCAATATGGCCATCGACAGTAAACTTCGAGGCTGTGACCTGGTGAAGATGAAAGTCGTCGACGTCATGGCGTCTGGTCAGATCAAGGAGCGTGCCACGGTGCTGCAAAGCAAGACGCAGAAACCGGTACGCTTCGAGATTTCCGAAGGCACCCGGACCTCAGTCGCGGAGTGGATGGAGGATGAACTCATGGTCGGCTCAGAGTACCTTTGGCCGGGCCGCTTCCATGAGCGTCTTCATATCTCGACCCGCCAGTACGCGCGGATCGTCCGCGATTGGGTCACTTCGATCGGTTTAGAGGCGAGTGCCTACGGCACGCATTCGATGAGGCGAACAAAGGTAACCCAGATCTACAAGAAGACCGGCAACTTGCGTGCGGTCCAGCTTCTGCTTGGACACACCAAGATGGACAGCACCGTCAGATATCTGGGTGTTGAACTCGAAGATGCCTTGGCGATTGCTGAAGCAATTGAGATCTAA
- a CDS encoding IS3 family transposase (programmed frameshift), translating to MEKSKMANRYSPEVRARAVRMVLEHQSSYETQGAAIAAIAPKIGCIPQTLAVWLRKAAKDAGAAGGTSSDERDRIKLLERENRELRQANEILRKASAYFGSGGARPPVEAMIGFIDDHRVVYGVEPICRVLPIAPSTYYAHLAIRADPSKASARQQRDAALRPEIQRIWDANFKVYGVRKAWHQLRREGFDVARCTVARLMTQIGLRGAVRGKVIKTTQGDMSAPCPQDKVNRQFRAPAPNVLWVSDFTYVSTWAGFVYVAFVIDTFANHIVGWRVSGSAKTDFVLDALEQALYKRRPDGDGSLVHHSDRGSQYVSIRYTERLADAGIEPSVGSVGDSYDNALAETINGLYKTEVIRRRGPWKNLEAVEMATLEWVDWFNNRRLLEPIGNIPPVEAEANYYAQRAALDMVA from the exons ATGGAAAAGAGCAAGATGGCCAACCGCTATTCACCTGAGGTTCGCGCCCGCGCGGTGCGGATGGTGCTGGAACACCAGAGTTCCTATGAAACGCAGGGCGCCGCGATAGCGGCGATTGCACCGAAGATCGGCTGTATTCCGCAGACGCTTGCAGTCTGGCTGAGGAAGGCCGCCAAGGACGCCGGTGCTGCGGGTGGCACGAGTAGCGACGAGCGCGATCGGATCAAGCTGCTTGAACGCGAGAACCGTGAGCTGCGTCAGGCGAACGAGATCCTCCGCAAAGCATCAGCTTATTTCG GCTCAGGCGGAGCTCGACCGCCCGTTGAAGCGATGATCGGGTTTATCGACGATCATCGTGTCGTCTATGGGGTCGAGCCGATCTGCCGGGTTCTGCCGATCGCCCCATCGACGTATTATGCGCACCTGGCCATCCGTGCCGATCCATCCAAGGCGTCGGCGCGACAACAAAGGGATGCAGCATTGCGTCCCGAGATTCAGCGGATCTGGGACGCCAACTTCAAAGTCTACGGCGTGCGCAAAGCCTGGCACCAGCTCAGACGGGAAGGCTTTGATGTCGCCCGTTGCACGGTGGCGCGGCTGATGACCCAGATCGGGCTGCGTGGGGCCGTGCGTGGCAAGGTCATCAAGACCACGCAAGGCGATATGTCGGCACCATGTCCGCAAGACAAGGTGAACCGCCAGTTCCGGGCCCCGGCACCGAACGTGCTGTGGGTGAGCGACTTCACCTACGTCTCGACCTGGGCCGGCTTCGTTTACGTGGCCTTCGTGATCGACACATTCGCCAACCACATCGTGGGCTGGCGGGTGTCAGGGTCGGCTAAGACGGACTTCGTTCTGGATGCGCTGGAGCAGGCACTCTACAAACGACGCCCCGATGGTGACGGCAGCCTGGTGCATCACAGCGATCGCGGGTCCCAATACGTTTCCATCCGCTACACCGAGCGCTTGGCCGACGCTGGCATCGAGCCCTCAGTAGGAAGCGTCGGAGACAGCTACGACAACGCATTGGCCGAAACGATCAATGGCCTCTACAAGACCGAGGTCATTCGCCGTCGCGGTCCTTGGAAAAACCTCGAGGCTGTTGAGATGGCGACCCTCGAATGGGTGGACTGGTTCAACAACCGCCGGCTGCTTGAACCCATCGGGAACATCCCGCCTGTCGAGGCCGAAGCCAACTACTATGCGCAGCGTGCCGCGCTCGATATGGTCGCATAA